CATAAACTTATTTCCAATAGTCCTGTTTTTATAAGGCTGCGTTTGATAGATATGGTCCCAGTCAAAGGTTTGGACACACCTAGTCATTCAAAagtttttcttcatctttacTGTTGTCTAGattgtgctttgtttacatgttttgttttgttttttgcttacTACATAATTCCTTATGGGCGGCACAgaggtgcagtgggtagtgatGCTGCCTCGCAGCAAGAGGGTCCTGGGTTCAGTTTAAAGCCTGACAGTCAGGGTCCTTtctctgtggagtttgcatgttctccccttgtctgtgtgggtttcctccgggagctccggtttgctcccacagtctaaagacatgctggtcaggtgaattggagatactaaattgtccttaggtatgaatgtgtgtgtgaatgtgtttgcctgtctgtctgccctgcgatagaCTGGTGACCCGTCTGGGTTGtgtccccaccttttgcccaatgagctcTGGTATAGGCTCTAGCACCCCcgacgaccctaattaggataagtcgcttagaaaatgaatgaatgaataattccaTACGTgttatttcatagttttgatGCCTTCAGCATGGTTGTACAAtttagaaaattaaaataataaaaacaaataagaaaaaatatataaaaataaagaaaaaacactgaattagaaattgtgtccaaacttttgactggcactgtacatacatacatacatacatacatacatacatacatacatacatacatacatatatacatacatacatacatacatacatacatacatacatatatacatacatacatacatacatacatacatacatacatacatacatatatacatacatacatatatacatacatacatacatacatacatacatacatacatacatacatacatacatacataccagtGTCGTAGTACTCGACATCGGTCTTGGTCTCGAGACCACTTTTTGAAGGTCTCGGTCTCGTCTCAGAATCGACCACATTTTTACTCTGTCTTGTCTCAGTCTCAGACATAGAGGACTCAGGATTTCATTTCAAGACCTGTCAAGACCACAGCTACTGGGATAACCACAGTGAAGTTAGCTTGAAATTGGACGTTTGCCTGACATTCACCAAATTGATCTCTATCTCGTCAAAAGTTATATAAACTACTCACACTTTATGTTATGCTGCCTTGTATCCAGTTGTGAAATTATGAATAATTTTTTGGAAATGacattaaatgcaaatgaatatcAGTTTAAAACATGTTGCTGCATCCTACTGTTTAGTCTTGGTCTTGACTTGGTCTAAACCCCTCAAAGTCTTGGTCTTGTCTTGGTCTCGATACACTCTGTTCTTGGTGATGATTTTGTCTCAATTTAGGTGGTCTTGACAACAAcactgatacatacatacatacatacatacatacatacatacatacatacatacatgcatataacGCACAGTAAgttcatctttatttttctaTGCTGTTTGTGACTTTTGAGATAGATAAGAACACAGAATCACAGTGTGAGCTCTTTAACAAAAGGGCCATTTTTCAATGTTACTATTCTAATGTAAAATCaagtttatttctctctccctcgtttaATATTATCAAAATTGTTCCTACAGAAATACCACATCAAAATGCTAAGGCAAGTACAAGTGTCTACCTCAGCTGTGGTAAAATAacacaggacagagtgacaTGGAGCAGAGACACATATGAAGGaagaaaacacattctcactgctgacagtaaaacatgggAATCCAAACCAAAACCAGACCAACAGTATCACGTActgtctgatttctctctgtggatactgaatgtttctctgtttgactctgGGATCTACTACTGTAATGGAATTCCAGTGGTCAATCTGATTGTGACAATAGGTGAGTGTTCCTATGCTGGTGATAAACTTCATTCTTGATTTATTAAagggttaaaaacaaacatcaggaaACCATGTAGAGCTAGAGCTGTGTCATTTATAGACTTTTCCTTTTGGACAACACACCACCCTCTCCCTTCCCACCATGTATTTTAATTGCTAGAAGTCATTTTTACATTGTATCAGTTATAGTTACCTCTAAAGTTATATCTAGTCTTATTGACAGTGAGCTAAACAGACTTTATAGCATACATGCATAGCATGTATAGCAGACTGCATAGTTATCTACCTGAATTTGTTTTATGATTAATTATGTATTTACTAAACAGTAAAAATGTCAGTCATTGGAAACCCTTTTTTCAGCAAGAACAATAATATTAAACTATCTAATAATAACGATTATAATGAAGATTGTGGCggtagtgatgatgatgatgatgatgatgatgatgatgatgatgatggattACATTTCCTCATATTAGTTTCTATAGCACTACCTCATCAGAATGGTATAGAGGGGAGTAGTGTCTTCATCAGCTGtaataaaacaagagagaacacagtgaccTGGAGCAGATACAGAGATGGAAGAATAGACAACATTCTCACTGCTGATAGTAAATCCTGGGAATATGATCCTGATCCAGACCAGCATTTCCACACATcatctgatttctctctctggataaagaaagtttctctctcagactctggGATCTATTTCTGTAATGACATTCCAGTGGTCAatctgactgtgacatcatcaggtGGGTGTGAGTTCTCTTTCACTCAATATTCGTCATATTTAATTATCAGTTAATGAGTTAGTTACTAATGTTAGGGGAAAGGAGGCCGGGCATCCAACAAGCACCTTCCCAAAACAATCAGCGTTCGCAGTCTAGGGAAACGGAATGACTAATCTAGTTAAGACCAGTCCCCTAACCCAATACCACCCTATGTGCTGTGTATAGCGTGGCATTATACctgtctatgagtgtgtatatttaacTAAGGAGATGTGTGGGAGGCTACACGGCCAAACCTGGGGAACGTGGGTGGTGTCTCCATGAAGCTGTTCCAAGGCGCAGTGAGGTCTGTTCATCACTCAGCGAGCACAAGCTGTTCCTTAGCAGTTCAGTTGTGATGATGGCAATCCAACAAGTGTACGTAATACCACAAAGACTTCAACCCAAACCAAAAATCATCTGTACAGAGGGGAATATCTCCAGGAGTAGGAATACGCAGTTGACCAATAAGGTGGCCGCCTAACCAGTCAAAGAGTTCTCGAGCTACTCTCTCGCGAGAGCTCGTCCAGTCCCTCTTAAAGAAACAGCAAAACCCAGGCAGGCGGCACCCTCCAGCaccttgtgtgtatgtcagtgcctttccctaCTCTGTTACTATCATATCCTAACAGTAATAAAGCAACATTCACCGAGCTATATTTCTTAAATTGCATTACTGTCTGAATGGTTTTTAATATaggtttttaaaaagaaaagagaataaaaaaaaaaccagatgtCATTGTGACGGATGACTGgctgaaatatattttaacCAGTGCCTTATTCCCTAATGTAGTTTTACTTAGAACAAGTTAGAAACTGTTATGCTCTGGACTTAAACATGGCAAATGTAAGATGTATCATGGGATCTGTATcttgaaatatgaaattacCCCTTATTATACTGTTAACTCTCATTTTTGTAGAAATACATACCTATTTTTTTGTGTAGTTAAAATTAAGTCAACAACCTTGACATTTCAAAACCATGATTTAAATGTGACAATGAAACTAGTCCACTGTGGTTAATGgccatcagtgtgtctgtatctcacATGTCTATAAACAGACCCCACCATGTAACCACAAAACAGGtcatctccctctgtgttttaaacactgttGAAAACAACTCTCTCCAAATATACCTTGCAATGACCTGAATAGGACAGTGTCACACCAGCCTTATGACAGATGGTTTAAGACACAACTCATGTAAAAAATGACCAACCACACAGCTGTTTAAATTCATAACTGCCAGCTAAGTTATGAAATATtctcaaaaaataaacacttttcacaaacaaacattcagcgGCCTCAGCAATTCTATCAGcaattctatttatttacttttaaattttgTGTATTAATGCATAGACTACTGACACATCGCGACATGTGAGTTTCATACTTCTTTCTCGTGTTTTTGGGAAGAGCTGTTTTCTGAATATTCTTCAGCCGCTTGGTTTCTCAGAATTCTCAATAAAATATTAACATGACTTGCAGTGCAATAACCAAAAGCCATTCATGATGAATCATATTTCAGTAATGTCAatttaaatcaaactgaactTCAGCAAAGTTTATTCAAAATATTGGTTGCATATTCAGGGTATGAGAAATTTCTCCAGTGGCTACTGTTTTCCAAAATTTTTTCACCAAAATGCTTTGGGAAAGAATTTTAATGACACACAGCCGTAAGatgaataataataagaatTCAAGTTCAAAACACTAAGGTGCCTGTGTTCTTGCTGCCTGCATTCTGAATTAATGATTAATCAGCTAAAATATTTTAGGATTTGCTTTTATGCTTCCAGTTAGCACAGGGCCAAAAGTCTGTCTGAGTTTAGTTAAGTCTGAGTATTGTTTCTGTGAGAACTGGTGGTTTGAACAAAACTGCTCAGACACATGTAGCTACAGTTTGTGTTAGCCTTTCCCTACCCCTTTAATCAATgctcagtttctgaccacaggactgcTGTTGCCCGGATATTATTTGGGTGGAAGACCATTCTCAACACGGCTGTGATAGTGACATgttgtgagtgttgtgctgATATAGGTCAGACACAGCAGCATTGCTGGGCTTTGTACTCAGATCACTGTCACTGCTGGGCTGAGAGTGGTCTGCCAACCAAAATATCCAACCAACAGCTGCTATGAAGGGCTAATTTCTAGCTAACACAAATTATGTTTGACAAGAGCAGAGCCATAGATTCTAACTGTGCACCAACAAAGTGTGTCTGCAAAGTAAGTGTTTCTGATGAGGTGACCTGTAAGTGCACTGAAAACTGGCCTACACATGTAGTTATCATCGATTGTATACACTACAGATTAATCATCTTTTTTCTCGTAAGAGTGTTTTTCATAATGGCACGTGGCTGATGTGGCCATTCATTTCTATCCTGCAGTTTCTTTgcggaaaataaataaataaataaataaaaatgacgCAAGTAGTAGCAACAAGTATACATCAATATCACTAAGGTTACTACCTTACtcaatcatttcttcttttatttttttactcaaaaaaaaacaaaaaaaaacaaaaatccatttaCAAAGCCTAGAGGAGTGAGCTTAAAACAATTGAATAAAACATCAAAGATGCTCCTCCGTATATTGTAGCCggtatgtgtttttcttctgtataTGGACCTGTCTCTCAGAAGCAAACCGAGAACTGATAGTGATCATCTACAGTCTTACATAGCAATACAATATCATAGAACTCTACAGCTGCTTCCCTCCCAGATGCAATCAGCAACTACAGTTATCTCAAATTCACCAACTTGCTGACTATCATTATTGTTTTATAGTTATAAATTATGCTTGAAGTCTGTTCCCACTGAAATATATGGTGGCTCTCATGCCTGGACAAGCTACTGCTGGTGTTTCTGCCTTCACTGAAATGAGAGATGTTCTGAAATACTTGTTAAACTTTCTATCTGTGGTGACtttgatcatcatcatcattctggCTAATGTGTCACATTAAATGCttgatttgtgatttgtttaaGCGTTACGGTGATAGAGTAGATAAAGTAGACATTAGGCTACCTATTAAGCCTTTCAGTACAGTGCAATAAAAAAAGTATATACTTGACAGTTACAATTAAATATTTTACCTCTGTTTGATATTGACAGCTGTTTAGgagattgctctctctcttcttttttttttttttttttttttactttactgcACTGAAAGGCTTAGGTAAGTAGCCTAATGTCTACTTCATCTACTTCATCAATGCAACAGTTAAATAAATCAAGTGCAAAATATATATAGATGCATATATGCTACtgatacaaatattgtactatTTTGgcagttttaaagttttattacaAAGTTTGTATCTGGATCAGGGTGATCCAATCCAATGTTGCTTTGAAACAAACGGCACAAAAGTAAGATGGATTACCTGATCCTGGATTGCAAAACACGGGATTTCCAAAAGTGGATCGTTCTGATCCAGATTAAAATTTTTGAACAACTGGGCCCAAGAGATAACATAACAACAGAAACAGGTAAAACAAggataaaacattaaaacttgtTGAAAGTCTCAGCAGCAATACATGGTTCAAttggtaaaacagtaggtaattATTACTTAACATGTTAACACGAATGTCCAGCCGTTATCAACACTGTTTGGGCTGAGCTATCTGATTGGACCCACAGATCAGTCTGAGGTTTTCTGAGTTTAGTTATACAGTCTAACTGCAGCTGGagtatttttatttcagcatttgGTATTTAGTCATGTACTTTGCCACATGTAGTTACAACAAAAGGGCAGTATGtttaactttttctttctttgtcattttttggctgtttgtgaCTTTTTAGATATATAAGtcctttttcttctgtctctctctctctctctctctctctctctctctctctctctctctgtctctctcactctttgcaGTGCTGATGTTCTGTGGGGTGGGTCTGGCTGCTCTGAGTTTTCTAATGGCCACAGTGGCTGCAGTCTGGGCCTTCTATCCAGTCTGGTTCATTAACaggacagcagcagagagagacaaaaccacacacagcacagactagAACATCTCCTCTACACAGTCTCTCAGATCAGACTTCTTCTTAAGACAAGTCTCTCACAGCTTCACATCCTCAGACGCCTTCTCTtccatggtctgctcctctctcccatctgtaggagccttctcacttctccccgtgGAAGAGAAGTCCTCTacggtcctctctgcgctggcctccaccctggacaccctctgccccccagtcaccaaaccggctcgcctctccgctcccagtccctggttgactgatagtatccgtgccgacagaaccaaacttcgcgcggctgaacggagatggcggaaatcgagatcctccaACAACctgtcccactaccactctcttctttcttctttctcctctaccctgtccgctgccaaatctgcctttttccactctaggatcaactctgcctccgccaacacccgcaaactcttctccaccttctcctccctcctttctcctcctcctcctcctcctccctcatccctatctgctgatgactttgtctccttcttcgagaagaagatcaatgacatctgcgactccttccccccttcccctcccacctcggatcctgtACCCTCCCCCCCcgctatcttctcctccttctcccctctatctgacgctgaagctctcttacttatcaaatcccatcgtcctactacctgtcctcttgatcccatcccctcccctctctttcaggccatctcggacgacattctgcccttcatctcgtccttgatcaacagctccctatctactggtacggttccttctgccctgaagagagcacgggtcaagccactgctcaagaagcccagccaagaccctgctgatgtcagtagctaccgcccagtctctctcctaccgtttctctccaaaaccttggaacgtgcagtatataaccaatTCTCTCCATATGttctgcagcacaatctcctggatcaaaatcaatccggattcaaagccggccactccaccgagacggccctccttgctgtcacggaggagctccacttggccagagcgaagtctctcagctctgtcctcatactcctagacctctccacagcattcgacacggtcaactcatcccttgctgggctgggcttcgcgggttctgcactcgcatggttcaagtcctatctgtctgaccgctcctaccaggtctcttggagggaatcggtctcctccacccgcactctacacacaggtgtcccacaagggtcagtacttggtccactcctcttctccctctacaccagatcacttggccaggttatctccacccatggcctctcttaccactgctacgctgatgacacacagctgttcttctccttccccccctctgactcccaggttcaacctcgcatcgcagcctgcctagctgacattgcctcctggatgtctgctaaccatctcaaacttaacccagagaaaacggagctcctgttttttcctgctaagaactccccagcgatcgacactagaatcaccatcgagggatctgcggtgtttcccacctcagcagccaaaaaccttggcgtaaccctcgacaaccagctgacatactccgggcacatcgcagcagtcacacgatcctgcagattcgccctatacaacatcaggagaatccgccctttcctcacgcaacaggcaacccagctcctggtccaagcgcttgtcatctcccgcctggactactgcaacgttctactggctggcttgccggcctgcgccatcaggccactccagctcgtgcagaacgccgctgcacgcctggtattcaacctccctaagcactctcatgtcactccactgcttactgcactccactggcttccggtagcagcccgcatccagttcaagacactggtgctggcctaccaggccacaagaggctctgccccatcataccttcagtctcttataatgccttacaccccaactaggaccctccgctccacgtcctccggacaactgacggtcccctcactccgggaacctggcagccgctcctcccgaccacgcctcttctccgccattgccccgaggtggtggaacgacctcccccatgcagtcaagactgcggagtctcttaccatcttccgcaggaaactgaaaacccacctctttagaacacacctgtcccccaatgcctaacctcccttccctagagaaaaacaaacaaaaaaaaaaaaaacccttgtcttgtatttctgtttgtaaaagtattccaggggcgcaatgcgaaagggcaatttgacgctcagtcttattatgatctctgttgaaggtattagaaatccgactgatgcaccaattgtaagtcgctttggtaaaaagcgtctgccaaataactaaattgtaaattgtaaattgatgTTAATGTAGTGgtgttgatatgtgtgtatacattttttatGATGCCAATGTAACTGTCTttaggagattattactgtctcATACTGACCTTacacaaacacttaacacagagTGATATCACATGTAGTCTCTACTTATAGACTTTTATAGATCTATATATTTCAGACAAATGAGGTATCttcctttattctttcttttagttttatttgttcaaGTGATGCTAAAATGATGTCATGTAAACAGTTAATGTAACAGATATAATAAATATATCATACGACATAAACAAAAACTTTAGGCATTAAGTCTTTATTCACTAAATAAAgaattacaaatgaaaaacacaagtaAAAGCAGTCGTTGTAGTCTCATGAGCATGAGAAGGTCTTAACAATCATTATTTTACACATGTGAGCGACATGTTTAAAGCAGACATATAGCACTGGTGTGGTTATCACTCTTTCCAACCCacaggacaaacacaaatacatctctttacacacagagactgttaGAACAGCGCTTTTCAGTTTTACCACAGACTCCACAAGCCTAAACACAGAATCTCTCTCCTGTCTATAACAGTCTGAAACACCCTGACAGCTACTAAGTCACATGAGTAACCATCCTGCTGAACCATCTGATTGGTTAAGTTCACATTTAGCTGACCAATCAGCACACATCAGGAAGAGCAGTTAGAGGCCAATTACTTGACAGTTCCATGatgctgtttcagtgtgtgggaAGTAGTTCATTTTTCAGACCTACAAGCTAAATCTCTCCTCAATGTGTCATTATCATCTCAGCATGGAGGTcctggtttgtctgtgtctcttgaTCTATGGGAAGATACAAACTGCTCAGAGTGGTGAGTCAGTCTGAGGTTTTATTATGAAATGCAGAAAGTATGATGACAGTTATGGTAAACATAAACTATTTTTTTACATAGTCCTGTTTTTCTAAAACTGGACTTGATATCGTTGAATTGATATTGTTGAAAGACCTCATGGGGTTTTACAGGACCCATCATTTGAATCGTACGTAGTATTTGCACAAATGTGATATTGCATCATGTAATGATAAACATATCTGCAGAGTTATAGCCTTATATTACTTGCTATAGCCCTGTGCTTTCAACTTAAGAACAATAAACTTATAATAATACATATTCTTATATGTGCACTTATATTATCAAACTTGTTCCTACAGAAATACCACATCAAAATGCTAAAGCAAGTACAAGTGCCTACCTCAGCTGTGGTAAAATAagacaggacagagtgacatGGAGCAGAGACACATATGAAGGaagaaaacacattctcactgctgacagtaaaacatgggAATCCAAACCAAAACCAGGCCAACAGTATCACATActgtctgatttctctctctggatactgaaagtttctctgtttgactctgGGATCTACTACTGTAATGGAATTCCAGTGGTCAATCTGACTGTAACAATAGGTGAGTGTTTCTATGCTGGTGATAAACTTCATTCTTGATTTATTAAagggttaaaaacaaacatcagaaaaCCATGTAGAGCTAGAGCAGTGTCATTTATAGACTTTTCCTTTTGGACAACACACCACCCTCTCCCTTCCCACCATGTATTTTAATTGCTAGATGTCATTTTTACATGATATCTGTCAGGCAAGACCAAAGCAGGGGACGCAAGTgcgggcaaaacaggattttaatcaaatagataaacaaaaagaGCTTTACAAAGCCAAAAAGGAGAGTTCAGGTTCAAAGTCAGCACGAATATAAAACATGCAACAAACAGACGGAACGGctcagaggacacagggaagtgtagacttcgcactgactgatccgacggaggggtttaaatagggagaggtGTGATGGGAAAACTAAGTGAAagcaggtgtgcgggatgagagatcaggccggtgattagtagaccggcgatgctgatcgcggaatggctgagactggcgagggaggaggcgaggtcgttacaatATCAATTACAGTTACCTCTATAGTTATATCTACTCTTATTGATggtgaacaaaacaaactgtataACATGAATAATATCAATACTGAAATATACTGTAACCTTTCTATCATGCAGAACATCTTTTGCTCAATAAGTgatcaaaattatttttttagtgattaattatatatttactAGTAGTGAAAATATCAAAGTCTGTTTTCAGTATGAACGATAAtattaaatgatcaaataataataactatgatgttgatgttgatgttgttgttgttgatgatgatgatgatgatgatgatgatggattACATTTCCTCATATTTGTTTCTATAGCACTGCCTCATCAGAATGGTACAGAGGGGAGTAGTGTCGTCCTTAACGGtaataaaacaagagagaacacagtgaccTGGAGCAGATACAGAGATGGAAGAATAGAGCACATTCTCACTGCTGATAGTAAATCATGGGAATCCATTCCTGATCCAGACCAGCAGTTTCACATTtcatcttatttctctctctggataaagaacctttctctctcagactctggGATCTATTTCTGTAATGAAATTCCAGTGGTCAatctgactgtgacatcatcaggtGGGTGTgaattctctttcattcaaTATTCCTCATCTTTAATTATCAGTTAATGAGTTAGTTActaatataacatataacatataacacTAATATAAGAAAAGGAAACATAGATTTCATCCTAAGTGGTACCTATCTGATAATATGTGTCATATACCCTAATGTAGTCAGAAGTAACTTAGGACAAGTTTGACCCTCTTTCTAGACACTATTAAACTCGCCCAAATTGAATAGTTGTGTCCTTATACAAATGCAATCAGCCATTTAACATCATAAGTATTAGATGTTTCATGTCTCATTTTGTAGAAATACATGCTGAATGGTTTGTGTAGTTAAGATTAACTCAACAACcctgacatttcaaaaacatgatttaaattTGACAATGAAACTAGTCGACTGTGGTTAATGgccatcagtgtgtctgtatctcacATGTCTATAAACAGACCCTGCCATGTAAGCACAAAACAGGtcatctccctctgtgttttaaacactgttGAAAACAGCGCTCTCCAAATATACCTTTTTCTGTGCCATATATTactgtctgtttgct
This sequence is a window from Chanos chanos chromosome 12, fChaCha1.1, whole genome shotgun sequence. Protein-coding genes within it:
- the LOC115825445 gene encoding uncharacterized protein LOC115825445, producing MRHSSFDFECSKLRLRETSEGRTAFDTVNSSLAGLGFAGSALAWFKSYLSDRSYQVQPRIAACLADIASWMSANHLKLNPEKTELLFFPAKNSPAIDTRITIEGSAVFPTSAAKNLGVTLDNQLTYSGHIAAVTRSCRFALYNIRRIRPFLTQQATQLLVQALVISRLDYCNVLLAGLPACAIRPLQLVQNAAARLVFNLPKHSHVTPLLTALHWLPVAARIQFKTLVLAYQATRGSAPSYLQSLIMPYTPTRTLRSTSSGQLTVPSLREPGSRSSRPRLFSAIAPRWWNDLPHAVKTAESLTIFRRKLKTHLFRT